The following are encoded together in the Solenopsis invicta isolate M01_SB chromosome 14, UNIL_Sinv_3.0, whole genome shotgun sequence genome:
- the LOC105201282 gene encoding protein yellow isoform X2 — MTMRCRATSIVVAVALLIVLLDGAIGKLRVAYRWKQIDYEWPSNDIKRLFPDYKQEDNLPLGLEVAGDRLFITVPRWRQGVAASLNYIRLNDTRESPPLIPYPSWEAHQYGAAGVPEIVSTFRVRADRCNRLWVLDTGLTDILGSPDQQTPPALLVYDLTNDRLLRKYVIPPDQKIADSLFANIAVEDYSCGDSYGYLGDLGGPGLVVYSWQLHKSWLVKHHSFHPDPMGGEFKVSGISFQWNDGLFGMALAPTGDGYSTLYYHPLSSGMEFSVSTRLLRDPLRASSAETSHEFQTLGSRGPNGQSSVSFLDPKTGILFYALTNLNAIACWRPQNKFTMQQQGYVYQDNVTMIFPNDLKVDRNGNLWVLSDRLPIFMYSQLDLHDYNFRILMGSTEELIMGTVCGSTSFSTYSTTTRMYDPYDHRDHDHHDHMNHIDHKDHTMPRIYGNSAGSVKTEIATMMLLTCLSKALV; from the exons ATGACAATGCGGTGTCGGGCGACGTCGATCGTCGTCGCAGTCGCCCTTCTGATCGTCCTGCTGGACGGTGCGATCGGCAAGCTGCGGGTCGCCTACCGATGGAAGCAGATTGATTACGAGTGGCCAAGCAACGACATTAAGAGGCTTTTCCCAGATTACAAGCAGGAGGACAATCTGCCCTTGGGTTTGGAGGTGGCTGGCGATCGGCTCTTTATCACGGTGCCGAGATGGAGACAGGGGGTTGCCGCCAGTCTCAATTACATTAGGCTCAACG ACACACGCGAATCGCCACCCCTGATTCCGTACCCCTCCTGGGAGGCTCATCAGTATGGCGCCGCCGGCGTGCCGGAGATCGTCTCGACGTTCCGTGTGCGCGCCGACCGTTGCAATCGGCTATGGGTCCTGGACACGGGACTCACGGACATCCTGGGCAGCCCCGATCAGCAGACGCCGCCAGCGTTGCTCGTGTACGACCTGACCAACGATCGCTTGCTGCGCAAGTATGTGATACCGCCCGATCAGAAGATCGCCGATTCCTTGTTCGCCAACATCGCCGTCGAAGACTACTCGTGCGGGGATTCGTACGGCTACCTGGGCGATCTGGGTGGCCCGGGTCTCGTCGTCTACTCTTGGCAACTCCACAAGTCTTGGCTCGTCAAGCACCACTCTTTCCACCCGGATCCGATG GGTGGAGAATTCAAGGTGTCCGGAATATCGTTCCAATGGAATGACGGCCTGTTCGGGATGGCTCTCGCGCCGACTGGTGATGGCTACAGCACCTTGTACTACCATCCACTCTCCAGCGGCATGGAATTTTCCGTCAGTACGAGGTTGTTGCGTGACCCTCTGCGCGCCAGTTCCGCAg AAACATCCCACGAGTTCCAAACGCTGGGATCGCGCGGGCCCAACGGCCAGAGCAGCGTCAGCTTCCTGGATCCGAAGACCGGAATTCTCTTTTACGCGCTTACGAATCTGAACGCCATCGCCTGTTGGAGGCCGCAGAATAAATTCACTATGCAACAACAGGGCTATGTCTATCAGGATAACGTCACCATGATCTTCCCCAATGATCTTAAG GTTGATCGGAACGGCAACCTGTGGGTCCTCTCCGACAGACTGCCCATCTTCATGTATTCGCAATTGGACCTACATGATTATAACTTCAGGATACTCATGGGCTCGACCGAGGAACTCATCATGGGCACGGTTTGCGGGTCGACGTCATTTTCAACTTATTCCACGACGACGAGGATGTACGATCCCTATGATCATAGAGACCACGATCACCACGATCACATGAATCACATTGATCACAAAGATCACACGATGCCCAGAATCTACGGAAACTCTGCCGGTTCTGTAAAGACAGAAATCGCGACGATGATGTTATTGACGTGTCTGAGCAAAGCTCTCGTTTGA
- the LOC105201282 gene encoding protein yellow isoform X1, giving the protein MIIAIALSIRLVRDRLSSLVNSIDRLGASLFFFALFFVAARRGGRSTWPTGLPTGSPTVPYSPYPGKTERRAPARSAPPRRRIPSLSRLTGARGPTCRAVLFPRRSDRSAVAIQDRADRVAMTMRCRATSIVVAVALLIVLLDGAIGKLRVAYRWKQIDYEWPSNDIKRLFPDYKQEDNLPLGLEVAGDRLFITVPRWRQGVAASLNYIRLNDTRESPPLIPYPSWEAHQYGAAGVPEIVSTFRVRADRCNRLWVLDTGLTDILGSPDQQTPPALLVYDLTNDRLLRKYVIPPDQKIADSLFANIAVEDYSCGDSYGYLGDLGGPGLVVYSWQLHKSWLVKHHSFHPDPMGGEFKVSGISFQWNDGLFGMALAPTGDGYSTLYYHPLSSGMEFSVSTRLLRDPLRASSAETSHEFQTLGSRGPNGQSSVSFLDPKTGILFYALTNLNAIACWRPQNKFTMQQQGYVYQDNVTMIFPNDLKVDRNGNLWVLSDRLPIFMYSQLDLHDYNFRILMGSTEELIMGTVCGSTSFSTYSTTTRMYDPYDHRDHDHHDHMNHIDHKDHTMPRIYGNSAGSVKTEIATMMLLTCLSKALV; this is encoded by the exons ATGATAATCGCGATTGCACTATCAATCAGACTCGTTCGCGATCGCTTGTCCTCGCTCGTTAACTCGATTGATAGGCTCGGCgcttccctcttttttttcgcGCTATTCTTTgtcgcggcacggcgcggcggcagATCGACGTGGCCGACAGGTTTGCCGACCGGATCTCCAACGGTACCGTACAGCCCATACCCCGGGAAAACCGAGCGCCGTGCTCCGGCTAGATCCGCGCCACCACGCCGTCGAATTCCCAGTTTGTCGCGCTTAACCGGTGCGCGTGGTCCAACCTGTCGCGCCGTTCTCTTCCCGCGGAGAAGCGATCGTAGTGCGGTGGCAATCCAGGATCGAGCGGATCGAGT AGCAATGACAATGCGGTGTCGGGCGACGTCGATCGTCGTCGCAGTCGCCCTTCTGATCGTCCTGCTGGACGGTGCGATCGGCAAGCTGCGGGTCGCCTACCGATGGAAGCAGATTGATTACGAGTGGCCAAGCAACGACATTAAGAGGCTTTTCCCAGATTACAAGCAGGAGGACAATCTGCCCTTGGGTTTGGAGGTGGCTGGCGATCGGCTCTTTATCACGGTGCCGAGATGGAGACAGGGGGTTGCCGCCAGTCTCAATTACATTAGGCTCAACG ACACACGCGAATCGCCACCCCTGATTCCGTACCCCTCCTGGGAGGCTCATCAGTATGGCGCCGCCGGCGTGCCGGAGATCGTCTCGACGTTCCGTGTGCGCGCCGACCGTTGCAATCGGCTATGGGTCCTGGACACGGGACTCACGGACATCCTGGGCAGCCCCGATCAGCAGACGCCGCCAGCGTTGCTCGTGTACGACCTGACCAACGATCGCTTGCTGCGCAAGTATGTGATACCGCCCGATCAGAAGATCGCCGATTCCTTGTTCGCCAACATCGCCGTCGAAGACTACTCGTGCGGGGATTCGTACGGCTACCTGGGCGATCTGGGTGGCCCGGGTCTCGTCGTCTACTCTTGGCAACTCCACAAGTCTTGGCTCGTCAAGCACCACTCTTTCCACCCGGATCCGATG GGTGGAGAATTCAAGGTGTCCGGAATATCGTTCCAATGGAATGACGGCCTGTTCGGGATGGCTCTCGCGCCGACTGGTGATGGCTACAGCACCTTGTACTACCATCCACTCTCCAGCGGCATGGAATTTTCCGTCAGTACGAGGTTGTTGCGTGACCCTCTGCGCGCCAGTTCCGCAg AAACATCCCACGAGTTCCAAACGCTGGGATCGCGCGGGCCCAACGGCCAGAGCAGCGTCAGCTTCCTGGATCCGAAGACCGGAATTCTCTTTTACGCGCTTACGAATCTGAACGCCATCGCCTGTTGGAGGCCGCAGAATAAATTCACTATGCAACAACAGGGCTATGTCTATCAGGATAACGTCACCATGATCTTCCCCAATGATCTTAAG GTTGATCGGAACGGCAACCTGTGGGTCCTCTCCGACAGACTGCCCATCTTCATGTATTCGCAATTGGACCTACATGATTATAACTTCAGGATACTCATGGGCTCGACCGAGGAACTCATCATGGGCACGGTTTGCGGGTCGACGTCATTTTCAACTTATTCCACGACGACGAGGATGTACGATCCCTATGATCATAGAGACCACGATCACCACGATCACATGAATCACATTGATCACAAAGATCACACGATGCCCAGAATCTACGGAAACTCTGCCGGTTCTGTAAAGACAGAAATCGCGACGATGATGTTATTGACGTGTCTGAGCAAAGCTCTCGTTTGA